In Terriglobus aquaticus, the genomic window GCACCGGCAGGTCTCGACGCGGGTAGGGCTGGCGACGGGGATCTCGCGGCTGATGGTCGGGCATCCGGCCGCATCTGACTGCCTGCGGGTGTTTCCCGGCCTCCTGCGCACGGTGGCGATGCTGACACGGATCTCCGACAGCGCACTCGAGGAGACGCGGAAGATCGCCGAGCAGGCCACCAAGGGATGAGCAATGACTGACATCGAACAGGAATGCATTCGCCGCATTGCAGAGGCCAAGGGTCTTCCTCTGCATGCTGTCCACCTTGGCACGGCCCTGGACGCGATCGGAGTCGATTCGCTGGATCGCGTGAGCCTGTCGTTTGACCTGGAGGAGCAGTACGGGATCCAGATCCCCGAAAGCAAACTGCAGAGCATCCAGACGGTGGCCGACGTGGCCACCGCGGTGCAGGAGGCGATGCCCCGAACGGCTGGGGCAGGCGCGAAGGGCCCGGGACCCGATGGTGACGCCTCGGTTGGCTCCGCTTGAGGCGCGTTGTTGTCACCGGAGCGGGATGCATCAGCGCCATCGGGAACGATGTCGCTACCTTTGCGGAAAACCTGTTTGCCGGCAGGACCGGCATTGCCGACCTCACGGATTTCCCCGCGGGCGATCTGCGCTTTTCCAAGGTGGCGGCGGTTCGTGACTTTGTTGCGTCGGAGTGGGTGAGCGCGGCGCAACGGCAGGTTGCGGAACGCACCGCTCAGTTCGCGCTGGCAGCGGCGCGACAGGCGATCTCCGCTTCCGGGTTGTTGGCGAGCATTTCGGGCGAGGACGTGGCGGTGATCCTTGGCTGCTCCACCGGCGGCCGCACGGCGGAGGAGCCGGAGACGGCGAAGCTGTACACGCAGGGCGGACGCGTGCATCCGCTGACCGTGCCACGCACCATGGCCAGCAGCGGCACCAGTCTGGTGTGCATGGAACACGGCCTGACCGGGCCGGCGTACACGGTCACGACAGCATGTGCGTCCGCGACGCACGCCATCGGGCAGGCCTTTCACATGGTGCGTTCGGGCACCGTGCGAGCGGCAGTGACAGGCGGCCATGAAGCTCCGCTGACCTACGGCTTTCTGAAGAGTTGGGACAGCCTGCACGTGGTCTCGTCGACGGTGTGCCGGCCCTTTGCGAAGGATCGGGACGGCATGACCCTGGGCGAGGGTGCCGCCGTGTTCACGCTGGAGGCGATGGACGAAGCGGTGGATCGCGGAGCCACGATCCTGGCGGAAATTGTTGGCTTCGGCATGTCGTCAGACGCGAGCCACATCACGCAGCCGCACGCAGCCGGCCCCGCCGCCGCGATGACCCGCGCGCTGCGCGATGCAGGTGCGGCGGCGCAAGACGTTGGCTATGTGAATGCGCATGGCACCGGGACCGAAGCAAACGACCGCGTGGAGGCGCAGGCGCTGCTCGAGGTATTTGGCGAGGCCGGGAGGGAGCTGCCGGTCAGCTCTACGAAGAGCCTGCACGGGCACGCGATGGGAGCGTCTGGCGCGCTGGAGTTTCTGGCCACGTGCCTGGCGGTGCAGCGGGGCACAGCGCCCGCAGCTGTGCCGTGCGCCGAGCTGGACGAGGCTCTCGGACTGCGGGGAATCCTTCGCGAGAATCAGGCGCTGGACAAGCCGGTTGCGCTATCCAACTCGTTTGCGTTCGGAGGCCTGAACGGCGTGATCGCGGTGCGCCGATTCGAAGCGGGTTCATAGGCCTGGATTCATTGGCGTGCTGTTGGACAGCTTCACACGCTGAAGAACGTTGCAGCCAGGAGAGAGCACGGCGACGGCCTCTACGCTTCACCGTTGCGGCGAAGTTGCCGGCCTTCGCGAATCGTCTGCACGATGCCTCCCAGCCGGCGAGCGAATCCGCTGGCATACATGGACCGCACCACGGCCAGCAGCAGACCAACCTGCGCGGGCCTGGGTTCGCCATAGTGCGAAAGCTTGGACGACCGCTGCACAGAGACTGTCTTGACCGCGGTCATCTCCAGCAGACCCTCCGCGCCCTGGGTCGCGCCGAAGCCGCTGAGCCGGCGACCGCTGAAGGGAACACGCGGATCGGCTGACGGAAAGATGAGGTCGTTGATGAAGACGGAGCCGACCTCCAGCCGGTTCGCCAGCGTGCGGCACTCGTCTTCCCTGCCGAAGATCGAAGCCGTGAGGCCGAAGGGACATTGCTTCTCCGCAGCCAGCACCTCATCGATGGTGGCAGCGGGGATGAGCGTGATGACCGGCGCGAAGATGTCTTCCTGCGCGATGGCCATGGCGGCACTGCCGTTCTCGACCAGGATGGGGCGGACACTGCCTTCCGTTTCGTCCTGGTGAATCATTGCGCCGCTGTCCGCGGCCTGCTGAAGCAGGCGGCTCAGGCGCTGGCGTGTTCCCTGCGCGAGGGCGACGGGAGCGATGGCGCGGAAGGCTTGGCGAAGTTGTTGCACAAGCTGCTGCGTCTGCTGCGCGGATGCACCCACGTAGAACAGCCGCCGCGGTGCCATGCAGGTGCAGGAGCCATTCAGCCGCATGCCAAAGCT contains:
- a CDS encoding beta-ketoacyl-[acyl-carrier-protein] synthase family protein, translating into MRRVVVTGAGCISAIGNDVATFAENLFAGRTGIADLTDFPAGDLRFSKVAAVRDFVASEWVSAAQRQVAERTAQFALAAARQAISASGLLASISGEDVAVILGCSTGGRTAEEPETAKLYTQGGRVHPLTVPRTMASSGTSLVCMEHGLTGPAYTVTTACASATHAIGQAFHMVRSGTVRAAVTGGHEAPLTYGFLKSWDSLHVVSSTVCRPFAKDRDGMTLGEGAAVFTLEAMDEAVDRGATILAEIVGFGMSSDASHITQPHAAGPAAAMTRALRDAGAAAQDVGYVNAHGTGTEANDRVEAQALLEVFGEAGRELPVSSTKSLHGHAMGASGALEFLATCLAVQRGTAPAAVPCAELDEALGLRGILRENQALDKPVALSNSFAFGGLNGVIAVRRFEAGS
- a CDS encoding acyl carrier protein — encoded protein: MTDIEQECIRRIAEAKGLPLHAVHLGTALDAIGVDSLDRVSLSFDLEEQYGIQIPESKLQSIQTVADVATAVQEAMPRTAGAGAKGPGPDGDASVGSA
- a CDS encoding aldehyde dehydrogenase family protein — protein: MGEEQATQAQQQWAALRVRDRIKVLARARSLLAENARDLIFAEDSSGSRVPLDSLSSEVLPLLAAMRYLETAAERLLRPRKPNRRGLPLWMSGVHSEVLRVPLGTVLVIGPSNYPLFLPGVQTVQAFAAGNAVIWKPGLGGAAIANRFAAILQRAGLPDGLLRVTDESVAAAQQAIASGVNKVFLTGSATSGRALLHQLADHLTPAVVELSGCDAVIVLPGADLGRVVRAISFGMRLNGSCTCMAPRRLFYVGASAQQTQQLVQQLRQAFRAIAPVALAQGTRQRLSRLLQQAADSGAMIHQDETEGSVRPILVENGSAAMAIAQEDIFAPVITLIPAATIDEVLAAEKQCPFGLTASIFGREDECRTLANRLEVGSVFINDLIFPSADPRVPFSGRRLSGFGATQGAEGLLEMTAVKTVSVQRSSKLSHYGEPRPAQVGLLLAVVRSMYASGFARRLGGIVQTIREGRQLRRNGEA